The Phocoena sinus isolate mPhoSin1 chromosome 8, mPhoSin1.pri, whole genome shotgun sequence nucleotide sequence ACCAAAACGTCAAGAttcgaatcctggctctgctgcttaccaGCTGTATGACCCTAGGCagattgcttaacctctctgtgcttcagttttgttGTTTGTAAAATAGGGACAACAACAGTAactacctcataggattattgtgaggataaaGTGAGTTCGTACTTGCAGAGTgcttaagtgttttttaaatgtcctaCCAGACCACTTGCCTGGTGGCTGCTGGGGGTCCCTGGGCAGAGAACCTCTGTCTCTGTCCACCTGAGGAGCACTCACATTGCACATTGAGGAGGACGGAGGCGTTGGCTGACCGGCCACTATCTGGGTCTTGCAGGGAGCAGTTGAGCTCATGCTGGGCCCGCTGGGCAGTGACAGTGAAAGTGCTGGTGCCTCCAGAGAAGGCCTCCCTGCCCACGCTCAGCAGTCTTGAGGTGCTGGTCTTCTGTAGCTGTCCATCCAGGTACCAGGCCAATCGGGGGGTGCCAGGCCCCCCTGCCACCCAGCAGGTGAAGGCGTGGCGTTCATTCTCTCGAAGTGCCCGCTCTGCCCAGGTATGACCATCAATTTGTGGCGCCAACTCCCCCCAACCTGGAACACAGGGGATTTTGTGGAGAGCTGGTGGAGGCTTAGTACTGTTCTGTGACCGGGATGAGGTCCAGTTACAGAAGGGCAGCAGGCCAAGAGACAGAGCACCTGGGTTCTCTAACCAGGGACGGCTGGACCTTGGGGAGGTGGATGAAGGGAACCCAACTCTGGTGCCTGGAACGGGTACCCAAACTGAAGATGCAGGCAAGGAGGGGACAGAGGGGGACTTGACCGCACAAATGCATGGCCAAGGGATGAACAGGGGTGTACCTGAGCTCAGAAGGGCCGGCAGGAGCAGAAGTGTGTGCGGGAGGGTAGCTGGCCCTGGAGGCAGCGCCATGGTGGCCCCGGTCTGGGCCCCAGGCTGCCGAGAGAAGGGGTCAGGCCTCGATGTTAGCCAGGTGAGAGCAGACAAGCTTAATAACTGCTCCAGGAATttccagaaacaaaaataaaccatgcACGGAAACACAAATGTAGAACGGTCCACAGTAGTGAAGACAAGGACGCAAATGGTCGAGCCCAAAGGTCCAAACCCAGCCAGCACGTACCTGTACACCTTGCGGGCACAGAACTGAGCGCCGACTCCACGGGACAAACAGGCACACGCTCGCAGGTACATAGAAGCAACCTGCAACCGCGCAGCCCGCCCCAGGCCCAGaaacacgcgcgcgcgcgcgcgtaaACACTCGGGTACACGTGCCCCTCCCCCAAAGGGACCGTCCTTCTCCCGACCCCGGCTCTCTCCTGCCCGCTTCCCTCACCCACCTAcgccccttctcccctcctccggATTTGGGCCGAAGAAGAGAGGATCCGGGACGCGGGGGTCGCGAAGCATGCCCGCCCCTGCCTCGCCCCGCCTTCCGGTGCGGCTCACCTGGCTCACTCCCCGAGAGCAGCCGGAGCGACTGCTCAGGTCTGATGAGCACTGCAGTCATCCGCAGGGGCTCGGGCTGCGCCAGGCAGGGCCAATCGATGCCCGACCTCGGCCCGAAGGACCCCTTCCCCCAGGGCGGCGGCTCCGGGACCACGTCCCGGGCCTCGCAGACGGCCTCGCGCGCGGGGGATACTTGAGCGCCCTTCCCTGCGGGGACGGCGGAGGATGCAGACACAGGCGGTGGCTGGGAGAGCCGGCAGGTTTATTGGTTGTGGGCGCCCCCCTTCCCCCACGCCCGCCCGCCGGCGGCTCAGCGCCGGTCGCGGGGCCCGCGCAGCTGCCCCATCATGTCGGCCAGCATGCGGTTGCACAGCGCCGCGTAAGGGTTGAGCAGCACCAGCTGGCGCCGAGCGAACGGGCTGCCCAGCCGCGCCGCCCGCTCGAAGTCCCCGCGGGCGTCGTCGTCCCGGCCCTGCAGTCGCGCCACGAGCCCGCGCTGCACGAAGCTCTGGCGGGCGGCGCGACCCCGGCCGCCGCTCAGCGCCAGCGCGCGCTCCAGGTCCTCCAGGGCGCCTGCGGGACCGACGGACAGGCGGGGGTCAGGGCCGCGGCCAGCAAGCGATCCGGCCCCGAGTGGAGGCTCTGGGGTTCGGCCGTTTACATCCCGCCTAGACTTGACCCTAGAGATCGGTATCGTTATTCCCTTTACGCAGATGAAGACTGGAAGAGTTGGCAAGACTCGGCCTGGGCTGCACAGGcattagtggcagagctgggactgaagTCCAGGTCTCGCCTTGTCCGTGTTATTTTCCACCATCTGATACATCAAAACACGGACGGAGGGTCACTATATTATGAATCTGGCCCTGTTGCCAGGCACGCATACGTTATTAACCATccatctaccatgtgccaggtgaCTGACTCCGAATCCCAGAGTCCAAAAACATTAGAATTAACTGACAACCATGTCTTATACAATaaagtcctttttttctctctctttttttttttgccgcaccgcggggcatgcggaatcttaattcgccgaccagggattgaacctgtgaccctgcagtgaaagcgcagattcttaaccactggacccccaaggaagtccctctctaACTTTTGAAGacatttctctcctcttttccattGATGCCTTAAAACCGCTTCTCTCACCTGTGTTCTCTACTGCCTGCCTCTTCTCATTCTTTATTTCCATGGTCTTCATTATTTTGTAtctaattttctttgaaagaggTCTTGGAGCCAGAGCTGACCTGcagcattttgtttttatcatcctCATAAATACTTGGCTTATTAGGCATCAGAGCTGTGAACTCAACCTCAGGCAGCCAGCTGGTATCCACTGTAGGGTACCGAGCTGCATTTCTTCTGGGATCTGCTTCAATTCACTCAAGTTCTCTAGTCTATAGCGCCTGGCGGGGCAGGGCGCTGGGGGAGCGCCAGCAGCATCCTACAGCAAGGCTGATCttccctgccttctctctgtgtgttctGGTCCCCGGAACTCAGCAGAGGCTCTGCTCCCCATCCTGACTGGTTGGTTGAGAAGCTTTCTAATCACAGCATTCCTTGGTTTCCCTCAGAGGAGCTGGTCAGGAGGAATTGAAGGCCTTCTCCAGGCAGAATCCCCTCTGATGCTGTCTGGGGTTTTGGTCTGCAGGCTGTCCCAGCGGCCTTTATGGCCCTGCTCTGCCAAAGCCAGGTGGTGGACAAGCCTGGGAAAGGCCCTCAGAGTCCCCCAATATTCCCAGAATGGAGTCCAAACTCCTCAGCCTGGCATTCCTGGCCCCAGGAACACCTCTACCACCACGGGTCTCGATAAGTCTAGTAGTTCCCAACTAGGCTTCTGTGGTTTACCCTTTAGTTGAAACCCGTTAGTGATTCCCGGTGTTTTCAAGACAAAGTCCGATCTCGGCCTAATGTTTGCAGTTGTTCACTCTCTGGCCCCTGTTTACCTCTCCAGGCTCTGGAGAGGCTCCATTCTTCCAGCACTCCCTTTTCCAGCCAGATTCCCTGTACCTGTCCACGACTTCAGGACCTCTACAGGCCGTGCCTTCTCCCACTCCCTGCCCTCCGTCCAGCTAAcgcctactcatccttcaaaactcACCCCTCAGGAACAGATCCCATGCTGAACCCTGTCAGCTTGTTATGCTGCTATTATATTTATGTGTCTGTTCTACCCTCTAGGCTGTGAGCTTCTTGAGAAGCAGTGTCATGTGGggattaagagcacaggctctggagccctgCCACCTGGACcggatcccagctctgccgcttCTCAGCTGTGTGAGTAGGAAGCTACTTAacctccatgcctcagtttcttcatctgtaaaatggagataacgaTAGCACGTACTtttcagggttgttgtgaggatgataCGAATGACTACAGCTCACATGTGAAGTGCTGAGTGCCTGGCGCACAGTAGTTGCTGTAGGCGCTATAGTCCTCAGCACCTAGCCCACTGCTAGGATGGTAGAGGCTCTCATTAAATTTTTATCAGTAAGTAAATGGAATGCAGTCCCCCTGACTCTCACAATATCCCCGAGCCCACAGTATGCCTCTTATGGGTAGAGACATAGGTTCCAGAGGGGCTTAGTGACTTCCCACGCCCCATGCCCAAGCCCCACAGACACACCATCTCTGGTCTGTGCCCTCCCCGGCCCctctgcacaggctccagggactCTCCCCTCACCTGCCACGTCTCCCTGGAGTCGCCGGGCCTGGGCTCGGTTGCTGTAAGCCGAGGCCCTCTCAGGCAGCAGGTTGATGGCTTGGCCAAACTTCTCCAGGGCTGTGCTGAGGtcgccagcctctgctgccatcACCCCTTGCAGCTCCAGGGCCTTGGCCTGCTCCAGCTGTGCTCGAGGGAAAACTCCATCTGTGccagggagggagccaggagggGACAGGTGTGCAGTTGGGAGCAGGAAGCAAAAGCCACCTGGGACATGAGCCAGGGCTGACTGGGCAGGGGTGTAGGTCACAGCAGGAGTCAGATGCAGTGTTTGGGGCAGGGGGAACTGAGGTCAGCAAGGCAGAGAGCTAGCACTGCTTAAAGTTCCAAAGGGACCTGGGAAAGGGGCCTTGGTTGGCTCCCCACTGCCAAGAGAATGAAACCCAAACTCCTTAGCCTGTAGCTAAATGATTTCCTCAAGGTCACACCGCCCATAAGCTGCACagcttggatttgaacccaggtctttctgGCTCTTCAGCCTGTCTGTTTTGTTCTACTCCACTGCTTCCAACAGGAAGGCCTCCATGACATACCCGAGTCATGAAAACCATTTCCAGTGTTTATCTCAGCTTTTCAGCCTGAAGTTTCATTAAGGCTTAGGTTTCACTCCTTTAGAAACAAAAGGCATCAAAAACCCCTGACGCGGAAAGCAGGCCCCCTTAGGGGCTGGTGGAAAAGCCAGTGAGCGCACTCGCTCTGGAAGAATTAGCTCAGGGCTTGGCTTGTAAGGTGTGTGACACTGAATACTTGCTTAGGTTGGAGACGTTTAGCTGAGCCACCCCCTGccctgtttctttcttccctgctgTGGAGGGTGACATACTCTGTTGTGACAAAGACGTGAGCTTTTCACATGGCCCCTCTCCCCATCAGCACAGTTAAGCTTGGACCATGGGGTGAACTGAGCGGGGAGGTAAGTTCAGAGGGGGGTGGTGGAGGAGAAACCCGGCTTTCTCCTCTGCGCACAGTGACTCTTGCCAAGACCCCGTCAGTGCACTGAGGATCAGCAATCATCATCCAAGGGTCGTGGAACAAGGGCCCTCGTAAGACCACCTACCTCTGCCACCCCAGCGAGGCAGCAGACCAGCCAATGTGGAGAGCTATACTCCAGGGTCGAATACTGACCTtcatctccttcttccttctctgcttcctctcccagGTCCAACCCAACAATGTCTCCAAACGGAGTGTCGGGGTTGAAGATGGCCTGCAACACTGCCTGATCGTTTGGAGTCCCCATGGTACTCAACTCCAAAATCCAAAAAGGTGACTCCCCgtgagagggaggaaaaaggggTGAGGGCCGAGGCTCCAGCCAGCTGATCCAGAGGGAGGAGGTCCGTTTGAGGACCAGCCCACATGAGGAGGAGTGTTGACCATTCCTTGGCTGCAGTGTAAACTCAGCCCCCTTTAACCCGGGGATAGTGACCCTGGCTTGGCAGAATATATTTACAAACATTTCTCAACtgcctccctacccccaccccagtcctAGGGAGAAACAGAGTAAATAAATTGCATTTCAGCTTTAAGGTGGAGTGGAGCAAAGAGAGGGTACTGCCCAGGCTCTCCctgaaatgctttcattttattatattcataGATTGGGAGGAACTCGTTAGAAGCCAACGCTTGACCACCCGTGGATGAAGAAGGGGGATATGTACGAAGTAAAGGAAGGAACTATTCCTCTTGACCCTTCCTCATATCCAGAGTTCATTAGGTCCTGAACATACACCACTGATGAATGAGGGGAGAAAATATGGTTAAGAGAGACAGTGTAGAGTGGGGCCTGAGTGTAGAGTGGGAAATGATTTCACGATTCCACCTTAAAAGAAAGGACTGTGGAAGGGACTTTGTAATCAGGTCACGGGCCACGCCCCTCCCATTAGTCCACCTCAGCCAAAGCCAAAAGAAGGTTCAACCATGTGCAGCAATAAACTTGACATGtttattaattaaactatcacttaaataaaaaaaagtgcatagaaaataaacatgtttaaaaactccttttttttttttacaactatgTACACTTTTTACTTTTACATTCAGTCTTTCGTAGACAGCTttcagcattattattttttgaactaTTAAAGTATTTTCCTTCATCCCTGTCACAGGGAGTTAACACTGATGGACTttagacacattttttttcctttatttttctttttctctaaccaGAAGCTTGGaagaacacaaggaaaaaaaaaccgaAAGATCTGTTATACATGATAAAGTTGTCAAGAAATGTCTTATTTCTAGAAAAGAAGCTTGTCATCTGTTGAGCTTTTGAAACAATTATTCAACTACCTGTATTTACTAAAGAGACTGTTAAAAGTTCAATAAAAGAAACACCACAAGTCTATTTTCTTGGTTGAAAGACAGAACTAGAGTACCTCGGAACAAGATACCAGGAAAGCACAGAACACAATTTTCCCCTAAATGCAGGTGGTAACCCCAACATTCATAAccaaaaatagagaaacaagGAGTACAGGTACTGACTGGCAACATTCACAGGCAGAAAAAATCCAGGTGACACCATTTCTGCATTTCTCTCTGATCCCAGAAATGGACTGTTCCGCCATCCCCTTAGGATGGGTCCCCACCCCATGGGGGGGGAATCAGAGGAGCGCCAGACTGACATTTTCCTGCCACTACTAGCAACTGTAACACAATCCTTATCTATAGtgttaagagaattaaaagcCATGGACTGAACTAGGCTTTGTTACATGGTGCATTACTATATTAGTTcctatatatatcatatttatatttatttgaaaaccaaaacaaaaaagttgCAAGTTTTCAGAGTGTGAGACTTGACTGGTATTCATGATTCGGCACAAAACCATCTGCTAGATAACCTTGTATTGCTTTAAAACGAaggaaatgaaacataaaattacaCCCAGCCCTTTGCAATGACccgcttttcctttaaaaaaaaaaacccaaaaaaaccacaacttgatttctattttaaaaaatcccaaatcAAACTTAACATCTGACAAGGTTTTGACCTTTAGTATTTTCAGATATTTGATTGAACGACAGTCCTTTAGAAAGATACATtcattaaaaggtttttttttttgttgttgttgttttttttttttttttttttttttttttaaatcaagggaGCTGCATGGTGCTCACGGCATTGGCCGGGGGTTTGACAGAGGCAAGCGGGGTGGTGGAGTGGATCCCGGCAAAGGAGTCTGGTTGAAAACGTATGTGTAGCTGCCAGGGCTTCCCCCTTGATTCTTGTCATTGGTCTAAAAACAGGAGGGGCCGGGCTGGAGGTGGCGGACGGTAATGGAGGGAGCCAAGGGACCAAGTTCCGGCCAAAGGGTCAGCGCCATGCAGCTATTCTGGTTACACAGTTGTCACTGGCCACCAGGAAATGCAGCCACGACAGGTTCTAGCAGCGAAGCTGTGAGCTGGCTCTGTCACTGAGAACTGACCAGGTTTGCAGCTGTTACTCCCTTCGGGATGCCCCTTAGGGGATTCTTGGGAATGACCCACCACAGTTCCTCAGTCTGCACTTTTGTG carries:
- the TMEM25 gene encoding transmembrane protein 25 isoform X2, producing MTAVLIRPEQSLRLLSGSEPGEPHRKAGRGRGGHASRPPRPGSSLLRPKSGGGEKGRRWVREAGRREPGSGEGRSLWGRGTCTRVFTRARARVSGPGAGCAVAGCFYVPASVCLFVPWSRRSVLCPQGVQLLSLSALTWLTSRPDPFSRQPGAQTGATMALPPGPATLPHTLLLLPALLSSGWGELAPQIDGHTWAERALRENERHAFTCWVAGGPGTPRLAWYLDGQLQKTSTSRLLSVGREAFSGGTSTFTVTAQRAQHELNCSLQDPDSGRSANASVLLNVQFKPEIAQVGAKYQEAQGPGLLVVLFALVRANPPANVTWIDQDGPVTVNASDFLVLDAQNYPWLTKHTVQLQLRSLPHNLSVVATNDVGVTSASLPAPGLLATRVEVPMLGIVVAGGLALGTLVGFSTLVACLVCRKAKKTKGPSRRPSLISSDSNNLKLNNVRLPRENMSLPSHLQLNDLTPDSRGKPADQQMAQDNSQPELLDPEPGGLLTSRGFIRLPMLGYIYRVSSVNSDEIWL
- the TMEM25 gene encoding transmembrane protein 25 isoform X6 — translated: MYLRACACLSRGVGAQFCARKVYRYVLAGFGPLGSTICVLVFTTVDRSTFVFPCMVYFCFWKFLEQLLSLSALTWLTSRPDPFSRQPGAQTGATMALPPGPATLPHTLLLLPALLSSGWGELAPQIDGHTWAERALRENERHAFTCWVAGGPGTPRLAWYLDGQLQKTSTSRLLSVGREAFSGGTSTFTVTAQRAQHELNCSLQDPDSGRSANASVLLNVQFKPEIAQVGAKYQEAQGPGLLVVLFALVRANPPANVTWIDQDGPVTVNASDFLVLDAQNYPWLTKHTVQLQLRSLPHNLSVVATNDVGVTSASLPAPGPSRRPSLISSDSNNLKLNNVRLPRENMSLPSHLQLNDLTPDSRGKPADQQMAQDNSQPELLDPEPGGLLTSRGFIRLPMLGYIYRVSSVNSDEIWL
- the TMEM25 gene encoding transmembrane protein 25 isoform X3, producing MYLRACACLSRGVGAQFCARKVYRYVLAGFGPLGSTICVLVFTTVDRSTFVFPCMVYFCFWKFLEQLLSLSALTWLTSRPDPFSRQPGAQTGATMALPPGPATLPHTLLLLPALLSSGTPLFIPWPCICAVKSPSVPSLPASSVWVPVPGTRVGFPSSTSPRSSRPWLENPGALSLGLLPFCNWTSSRSQNSTKPPPALHKIPCVPGWGELAPQIDGHTWAERALRENERHAFTCWVAGGPGTPRLAWYLDGQLQKTSTSRLLSVGREAFSGGTSTFTVTAQRAQHELNCSLQDPDSGRSANASVLLNVQFKPEIAQVGAKYQEAQGPGLLVVLFALVRANPPANVTWIDQDGPVTVNASDFLVLDAQNYPWLTKHTVQLQLRSLPHNLSVVATNDVGVTSASLPAPGPSRRPSLISSDSNNLKLNNVRLPRENMSLPSHLQLNDLTPDSRGKPADQQMAQDNSQPELLDPEPGGLLTSRGFIRLPMLGYIYRVSSVNSDEIWL
- the TMEM25 gene encoding transmembrane protein 25 isoform X1; this encodes MYLRACACLSRGVGAQFCARKVYRYVLAGFGPLGSTICVLVFTTVDRSTFVFPCMVYFCFWKFLEQLLSLSALTWLTSRPDPFSRQPGAQTGATMALPPGPATLPHTLLLLPALLSSGTPLFIPWPCICAVKSPSVPSLPASSVWVPVPGTRVGFPSSTSPRSSRPWLENPGALSLGLLPFCNWTSSRSQNSTKPPPALHKIPCVPGWGELAPQIDGHTWAERALRENERHAFTCWVAGGPGTPRLAWYLDGQLQKTSTSRLLSVGREAFSGGTSTFTVTAQRAQHELNCSLQDPDSGRSANASVLLNVQFKPEIAQVGAKYQEAQGPGLLVVLFALVRANPPANVTWIDQDGPVTVNASDFLVLDAQNYPWLTKHTVQLQLRSLPHNLSVVATNDVGVTSASLPAPGLLATRVEVPMLGIVVAGGLALGTLVGFSTLVACLVCRKAKKTKGPSRRPSLISSDSNNLKLNNVRLPRENMSLPSHLQLNDLTPDSRGKPADQQMAQDNSQPELLDPEPGGLLTSRGFIRLPMLGYIYRVSSVNSDEIWL
- the TTC36 gene encoding tetratricopeptide repeat protein 36, coding for MGTPNDQAVLQAIFNPDTPFGDIVGLDLGEEAEKEEGDEDGVFPRAQLEQAKALELQGVMAAEAGDLSTALEKFGQAINLLPERASAYSNRAQARRLQGDVAGALEDLERALALSGGRGRAARQSFVQRGLVARLQGRDDDARGDFERAARLGSPFARRQLVLLNPYAALCNRMLADMMGQLRGPRDRR